In Bombus huntii isolate Logan2020A chromosome 3, iyBomHunt1.1, whole genome shotgun sequence, a single genomic region encodes these proteins:
- the LOC126864000 gene encoding regulatory-associated protein of mTOR isoform X1, which yields MCLTSGYWIHVLLNSFITRKILIFNERNVSFEKVRYKLFPSHGLTMSVIASKPCHEKENLKSTEEDDWKMQLAFCKPRHTATIEGVNCITQTWRMKERMKTVSVALVLCLNVGVDPPDIVKTQPCARLECWIDPLSVSPQKALETIGSNLQKQYERWQPRARYKQSLDPTVEEVKKLCTSLRRNAKEERVLFHYNGHGVPKPTSNGEIWVFNRTYTQYIPLSVYDLQTWMGAPSIYVYDCSNAGIIVESFQQFAEQHEKEYEMEKQAVQQNRATGVASATAPSYKNCIQLAACAANQILPMNPDLPADIFTSCLTTPIKIALRWFVMQNTSKLVPKISLDLIDKIPGQLTDRRTMLGELNWIFTAITDTIAWNTLPRDLFQRLFRQDLLVASLFRNFLLAERILRSYDCTPVSCPKLPPTYQHPMWQAWDLALDLCLAQLPSILENEDQFIHSPFFEEQLTAFQVWLTLGSKNRNPPEQLPIVLQVLLSQVHRLRALELLGRFLDLGPWAVNLALSVGIFPYVLKLLQSNARELRPLLVFIWAKILAVDSTCQADLVRDGGHKYFLSVLQDTSIPSEHRTLAAFVLASIVNDYRPGQVAANHGSLVSICLEQLGDSNALLRQWLCLCLARLWHNYDKARWCGVRDIAHEKLFTLLQDPVPEVRAASVYALGTFINSVTTRSEHANNIDQIIAMTLINTVSHDMCPLVRKELVVALQWMVLHFENSFVTLALAEENSRKDLVVETLSPFSGMRRISSRDRLKMLSPNNTYSVDSTDGFGQDRIKRVSSSSSISSLGNNWEFVRKPCESLGHSSLGNLPSLSYGSVYMKLWHGLCSLDNDPHPVVATMSQKVTNHIRNQVKESSAPKEVIETKISSSLSLPPSPSNRTTYLSNSKGESPPTVNSGTDLLRSSRIPLHGNRSRKPIPNTISEEADEVAGIKTPLTTSQFVEWSCAQFAQPVSLEIETESMNDMESRAHYEREWRYLRNKKQRCDAREEQLRAVQSRVESQVFHTRCSHSPEVLTFHPFEPHLAVALKDYFGVWDCQTGTKLTYCASHGNKMSRITALEFINAHDITLLMAGSDDGSVRVWKNYSSMLNRDPVLLTAWQAMADIQPATKATTATAGLVTKWEQRSLTLAVTGDVRIVRLWDAETELKKQDIPTGADCCATCVDVDGIGAMMAVGCGDGSVRLFDRRLPPLESRVMIWREHTAWVLGTSLRKCERSAPQLFTGSSSGDIRIFDLRKNSSVSTVQITQGITALAAHEMADIFACGSTNHCISVYNTMGQHLNTIKFHEGFMATRISPVSCLSFHPYRVILAAGCVDNTITAYASESRR from the exons atGTGTTTAACTTCGGGTTACTGGATTCATGTACTACTTAACTCATTCATCACAAGAAAAATATTG ATCTTCAACGAACGAAACGTGTCTTTCGAAAAAGTAAGATATAAACTTTTCCCGAGTCACGGGCTTACAATGTCAGTAATTGCCTCAAAGCCATGCCACGAGAAAGAGAATTTGAAATCGACGGAGGAGGACGATTGGAAAATGCAGCTTGCATTTTGCAAACCACGGCATACAGCGACAATTGAAGGCGTAAATTGCATTACACAGACATGGAGGATGAAAGAACGG aTGAAAACTGTGAGCGTGGCTCTAGTTTTATGTTTAAACGTTGGTGTTGATCCACCGGACATTGTCAAGACGCAACCGTGCGCACGTCTCGAGTGTTGGATCG atcCTTTGTCAGTGAGTCCACAGAAAGCTTTAGAAACTATAGGTTCTAATTTACAAAAACAGTATGAACGATGGCAACCAAGAGCTCGTTACAAACAAAGTTTAGACCCCACTGTTGAAGAAGTTAAAAAATTGTGTACTTCTTTGAGACGAAATGCAAAGGAGGAAAGAGTTCTTTTTCATTATAATGGTCATGGTGTTCCTAAACCTACTAGTAATGGTGAAATTTGGGTATTTAATAGA ACATATACACAATATATTCCTTTGTCTGTATATGATTTACAGACATGGATGGGTGCACCTAGCATCTATGTATATGACTGCTCCAATGCAGGTATTATTGTAGAGTCTTTTCAACAATTTGCAGAGCAACACGAGAAAGAATATGAG ATGGAAAAGCAGGCAGTTCAGCAGAATCGTGCAACTGGAGTTGCAAGTGCCACTGCACCATCctataaaaattgtatccAATTGGCAGCATGCGCTGCTAATCAAATCTTACCTATGAATCCAGACTTACCTGCAGACATATTTACATCATGTCTTACAACTCCAATAAAAATAGCATTGCGATG GTTTGTCATGCAAAATACATCAAAGTTGGTACCAAAAATATCACTAGATTTAATTGACAA AATTCCAGGACAATTGACTGATAGAAGAACAATGTTAGGGGAACTTAATTGGATTTTTACAGCAATTACTGACACTATTGCATGGAACACATTGCCAAGAG ATTTATTTCAGAGATTATTCAGACAAGATTTATTAGTAGCtagtttatttagaaatttcttaCTTGCTGAAAGAATACTTCGCTCATATGACTGCACTCCAGTTTCTTGCCCAAAATTACCACCTACTTATCAg CACCCTATGTGGCAGGCATGGGATTTGGCACTTGATCTCTGCTTAGCACAATTGCCATCTATTCTTGAAAATGAAGATCAATTTATACATTCACCTTTTTTTGAAGAACAATTGACAGCCTTTCAAGTATGGCTTACACTAGGTTCTAAAAATCGCAATCCTCCAGAGCAACTGCCAATAGTACTACAAGTGTTATTAAGTCAAGTTCATAGACTAAGAGCGTTAGAGTTATTAGGGCGTTTTCTTGATCTTGGTCCATGGGCAGTGAACTTGGCTCTTAGTGTAGGCATTTTTCCATatgttttaaaattacttCAAAGTAATGCCAGAGAACTACGTCCACTACTTGTTTTCATTTGGGCAAAGATTCTTGCAGTTGATAGT acTTGTCAAGCAGATCTTGTACGAGATGGAGggcataaatattttttatctgttCTTCAGGATACTTCTATACCG AGTGAACATAGGACGTTAGCAGCCTTTGTTTTGGCTAGCATTGTAAATGACTATCGACCGGGTCAAGTAGCTGCAAATCATGGCAGTCTTGTCTCAATTTGTCTGGAACAACTTGGAGATTCAAATGCTTTATTACGACAATGGCTATGTTTGTGTCTCGCGAGACTTTGGCATAATTATGACAAAGCAAGATGGTGCGGAGTCAGAGACATTGCCCACGAAAAACTGTTTACATTATTACAGGACCCAGTTCCTGAG gtTCGAGCGGCGAGTGTTTATGCTTTGGGAACATTCATAAATAGTGTAACAACACGAAGTGAACATGCGAATAATATTGATCAAATTATAGCTATGACGCTTATTAATACTGTGTCTCATGACATGTGTCCCTTAGTTAGAAAA GAATTAGTAGTAGCACTTCAGTGGATGGTattacattttgaaaattcgTTTGTAACATTAGCATTGGCTGAAGAAAATAGTCGAAAAGATCTCGTAGTGGAGACGTTATCGCCATTTAGTGGAATGAGACGTATTAGTTCTAGAGATAGGTTGAAAATGCTTTCTCCGAACAACACGTACAGTGTGGATAGTACAGATGGATTTGGTCAGGATCGTATTAAAAGagtgtcgtcgtcgtcgtctatTAGTAGCTTAG GAAATAATTGGGAGTTCGTGAGGAAACCTTGCGAGTCACTTG GGCACAGTTCTCTTGGAAATTTACCAAGTCTTTCCTATGGTAGTGTATATATGAAATTGTGGCATGGATTATGCAGTCTTGACAATGATCCTCATCCTGTGGTTGCTACTATGTCCCAGAAGGTCACAAATCATATTCGAAATCAG GTCAAAGAATCCTCTGCACCTAAGGAAGtaattgaaacaaaaatatcttCGTCACTGTCTCTTCCGCCTTCTCCATCAAATCGTACTACATATTTAAG taatagcAAAGGAGAATCACCACCTACAGTAAACTCTGGGACAGATTTATTACGTTCGTCGAGAATACCATTGCATGGCAATCGTTCAAGAAAACCAATTCCCAATACA ATTTCAGAAGAAGCAGATGAAGTTGCTGGAATTAAAACACCATTAACTACTTCACAATTTGTTGAATGGAGTTGTGCTCAATTTGCTCAGCCTGTTAGTTTAGAAATTGAAACTGAATCAATGAATGACATGGAAAGTAGAGCACATTATGAAAGAGAATGGCG atacttaagaaataagaaacaaaGATGTGATGCAAGAGAAGAACAATTACGTGCAGTACAAAGTAGGGTAGAATCACAAGTATTTCACACAAGGTGTTCACATTCTCCAGAAGTTTTAACATTTCATCCTTTTGAACCTCATTTGGCTGTAGCATTGAAAGATTACTTTGG gGTATGGGATTGTCAGACCGGTACAAAGTTAACTTATTGTGCAAGTCATGGAAATAAAATGTCTCGTATTACAGCGCTGGAGTTTATTAATGctcacgatataacgttattaatgGCTGGATCTGATGATGGTTCGGTTAGAGTGTGGAAAAATTATAGTAGTATGTTAAATCGCGATCCAGTTTTACTTACTGCTTGGCAAGCAATGGCTGATATACAACCTGCAACAAAAGCAACTACCG CAACAGCTGGATTAGTTACTAAGTGGGAGCAAAGATCCCTTACATTGGCTGTAACAGGTGATGTTCGTATTGTCAGACTTTGGGATGCAGAGACTGAATTAAAGAAACAAGATATACCAACAGGTGCTGATTGTTGTGCTACATGCGTTGACGTCGATGGTATAG GTGCCATGATGGCAGTAGGTTGTGGAGATGGTTCAGTTCGTTTATTTGATAGAAGATTGCCCCCTTTAGAATCAAGAGTTATGATTTGGAGAGAGCATACAGCATGGGTGCTAGGCACATCTTTGAGAAAATGTGAAAGATCTGCGCCGCAACTGTTCACTGGATCATCTTCAGGAGATATTAGAATATTTGATCTTAGAAAAAATTCTTCTGTGAGCACTGTACAGATAACACAAGGTATTACAGCATTGGCAGCACATGAAATGGCTGATATTTTTGCGTG TGGATCAACAAATCACTGTATAAGTGTATATAACACTATGGGTCAACACCTAAAcacaataaaatttcatgaaGGATTTATGGCCACTCGTATTAGTCCAGTAAGTTGTCTAAGTTTTCATCCCTATCGTGTGATTCTAGCAGCTGGTTGTGTAGACAATACTATCACAGCATATGCATCTGAATCACGCAGATGA